In Babesia microti strain RI chromosome IV, complete genome, the sequence GGCACTGGATCTACTGAAATATACAGGCGCTGGCACGACCTTTATTGTTTAAGTTATACCTTTTTAGAAGGAATTCTCAATCTTTCAACGTCATCTAAAGCCTCTGCAAGCACCAAAGcggtatttttatttttatccgTAAAACAAACCTCACTCAGAGAATATTTTGGAGTCTTACATTCAACTTGAATAATGGCATCAAAAGCTTCTTGAATAATGATACTTGAGCTGaaatttggcaaataaCCTAGCAAAGATTCTCCAATATGAGGACATGCAACTGTTGAGATATCTAGTGAATTGAGATGTTTGAGACACCgtttaaatgtataacGAAGTCTTTGAGCTGCATCATTTCTACttttttctaaataaactatgTATTACGCCAATAATACGGTGTGATAACGAATGCTATTAACGTGCATTTGAATTTGTCATTGTATGTTGGTGTCATAATTACATCTCCTAAATTGGGAATTTGTTTTACCATAATCTAGATGTTCCGAAGATGATGTTTTTAACAATTCCTTTGCCTGTTTAACTATAGCTTTGACTAATTCTTTACCTCCTAACTCTAGAACTTTTAAACCTAAATCACTAGTAATTATACCAAACCCAGTATGTGGAAGTAAGCATTTCGGCATAGGCACAAGCATTACATCGACGTTTGagtcaaaaatattagaGTGTGATACAGTTATTTTACCAAACCCATCAATAATCAACTCTTTCATCATACCATTATATTCCATTTCTACATTATTATAAGAAGATTTTAGTAGTTCTGGTCCGGAACAATCATTTTGAGAAGATACTTTTTCAAAGGGTAACTGAGTCCTGTCCCTATAAGAAAGTATTTGTTCATTGGCATATGAATGCCAATCAGAATCGGGATAATCCAGCTTTTCAGACCAGTAAAGGTGTTGTTTTAAAGCGCGTTTCGTAAGTCTATCAATTTTACTGGAttgaaatgattttaagCGATAAGAAatatattggaaatttGTCGGTATTACcgacaaatttttaaaaaagtCCAACAAATTTTCGCTAGTTACTCTTCTTATACCCATTACAAGTAAACACACTAATTAGatcatttatcaattgtccattaacattattaaaattgtactTAGATAAAACTATATTAGATAATGAAGTACCTAGGGAAATATCCTGAGCTAATGACCCAGTTTCATTATCTAGATCAGATTTGTGCTTTAATTTGATCTCAGGATTTTTATCCAGTAACTTTCGAAGTAATTCTTCCTCTAGAATAAACATGTACTTAACCTTCCTTTTTGAAATACTTTGCTTCATCTGCAACTTTTTTGGTTTCAAAGAATTTAATCGAAGAAAATTGACGTTTAAAAGAATTTAACAGTGTCTTATTATACATACTAGTAATAATGGATACCAATTATATGCTTTAAGGTGCTATTCATACCTAATTATTCTTATGAAATAAAATcgaaattattaatattatttgtatctacaataatttaaataattatcaaatatgcACGATAAAAAAATCCCATTAAATAGTGTAGAACCCATATCATTCTTAGGGTTCATTGATCCGtttcataattatttggaAGGGATTTTTTTGCATAATGGCAGTAATCACAAAAATGGCgttttatatcaatatgGAGACATTAATTACGAAAGTAATTCTAATGAAGGTGACATTTATACGCTACTAATCATTATTATCGTAATATGTAttgttacaattattatcgCATTGGCAACAAGATATATAAAGCGCATTAGACAAGAAGAAGATTATATTAAGGACCAAATTAACTTTATTTCAGAACAGAATACTGCGTTACTTGGCAACAACTATGATAGAGATCCTATTACTATGGTATAGCAtcttttgtataattaatccAGCAAttactataatatattacacTTCAAGAGCCCTCAATCCTACAAGAATGCCATGAGcatttttaacatatttttgagtgaccaattttatgtaatttagatatgATTTCTTCATGTTGTTAAAGAATGATGCATTATCAATTGAAACCATCGACATTGCGTATAAACGATGGCGATTTAACTCTTTTATATCACTTAAAACAGCATCTCTCAGTGAACTAATTTGTTTAGCCAATTCAGAATCTTTAgttttattgtaaattttatacatcTTGGTCAAATTGTTGGTGTTCGTGTCTAATGTTGCAATGGTTTTGCTGGTTCTTTTTTGTAAATCCACCAAATTCATAGATGCAGAATCAACCATCGTAGATGGATATTTGTTTTCCAATATTTCctaattcaatttatttatttacctTTACAAAAATGTAACAATTGGAACAGGCCTTAGACTTAAACCCAGGGTTCACATCATTgtaaaattcaatatctAATATACAGTATTGACAAAACGATTTGTGACATATGTTGCTACATTAGTTATGATTAATACCACAAAAAGCAAAATGATGTctttttgaaataatttatgcaCTTTAAGAAGCAAGAAGCACGGACACGGcaattattgcaattttcaGAATCATCATACAAATCACCaatgtttaaaaataaacttaAATCTTCgtaatctaaattaaaacgCGACAACATACTATTATCGTATATATCATCTCGAACTCGTTGTAAGTGCAGCGGTATTAAGTTAAGATAATTGCTCCTATAGCGGCTAAATGCATAAGTCCAATCTGTATTAACAGGTTCTGGTGTGAAATTGTCGAAACTAACTACATTTTCATTATGTGACATATTGTCActatatacaattagtaGGGCTCAGTTGTTATACTTAGCACATCTTCAATCACCATAGATAATTGATTGGTGTTTTGTacttgcaattttaattgatcaatgcattttttgcaataatCTCCAGTGAAATAAGTATTACACAGTCTGGTAATTTGTCTAATTTTATCAAGTAAATCAATAAGTGgtattacatttattttaacCGAATCACTTTTCACTTTTACATCAACATactcaaatttaattgttacataAATATTCCAAAGACGGTAGTATATGTCATAGCAATAATGCTTGATATCTCCCttgtatatattcaataatttaacaatagTCTCCAAACCTAAGTATATCCACTATTACCATAtgatatatcatcatatataattgagtTTGTATTTTCCGGTTCCAAAATGTTAAAGGTAAgtgtttttattttttcaagGTGAAGAAAAGACGCTGTTTCCCAATATTCGACCagttttatatatatctttAACACCTTAATAGGcatattgttaatatttCGTATATCCCATAAATTGTCTATAATTGTTGAAATGCCATcgtaaattgttttttcATGAGTTGCATAAGTTAAAAGTGTGATATAACAATCCATAAACGGGTATAATAGTGATAACTGCGATTCGGAAGTAGGAAAATTGTAATTCATATTCTAAATAACCATCTGCTCACTTCAAGTATTATCTTAATATACTTGtcatttggaattttataaatacttagatatttgattaaatattgataacaagacaatttaacattttctAAATGAATTGTTAATTACTTCCACCAGAATATATTAATCGTAGTACTATTGGTATATTATTAGTGTCTGTTGcctatgttatatatatttaatacttGAATGTCTTCTAATagattgtataaaattttaatagcAAATGGTtcgatattttttgaaatttgattagaaaatattttgttgttgtatatgttataaaatatatatctaagATATTGCCAATCAgaattgacatttttacatttgGGGTATGTGCTACAAATTGGATATATCATACACGATTCTTTAGCAATGTTTACAATGTTGCCATAAATATCCACCTTAAAACAGTAATTATTTGGctgaaataatttaacatcTTCACTAGAATATTTTTCATAGAGTGATATTAATGACCATGTTAATAATCCACTGGTTACATTTAACATTTGTTTTACAGCATCTCTATCATTAATATCAGAAATTTTGGTACAtgtaatacaataatacaatgttttgatgaaatttatgTCAGATTTAATTGCATCTTCTTCATTAAACAGAATCTGATTTGTAACATATTGTGGTTCGAAAACCCAACAAAAGTGTAGTTTATCATATTTGTGTGTGTGCCATTTTATACTTTTAGgggataaaatttccaaaagTATCAATGAATGATTGATACAAACTTCAAAATCTGTCAATATTGGTACATTGTTGATTTGCCCTTCAATAATAAATggtttaattataaaattgaaggaTTTAATCAGTTCTGCATTGTATTTGAAATAACCATATGATCTAACTACATTAACATCattttttgttaatatttctaataatcttatattattttgatgatattCTTTAATGGAAGACTCGTCAAATCCATTTGTTGTAGATACAGAATTACtcacaattaattcaaaaagattaaatataatttctgtgttaaattgtaataaaaaaattatttagaagTGACAATTACCTGCGATAGAACTTATTGTACATGAAATAACAGTCATAAATCACACAACCGATACAGTGGTGTTGGCACTAATAATGTTATGCCACACATATATGCATTAAATAGAGCATTTAAGCACAAGAATAGATTGAATTTTGGTAATATTGGCCTAAGAAgattaaataatccatCATTATTACAATGTCATAATCAAAATGCACAATTAGACAAACAAAGTAGTGAACAGGAAATATCTTCTACTGTACAATGCAGAACTAGGGCTTTTAAAACTTTAAAACATCTATTTGATATAACAACTCTAACTACTGAACAAGAAGAGTTAAATAGTCAAAAATTGCTATTTGGTATACAAAAACCTAACTTTGTCTcacaaaaaaatattcttTACCAAactaatattgaaaatcttaaacaattaaataaaaataactctaaaatttcagataatgaattatacaaaaaacaattaaGGGCTagaatatcaatattagCTCCTCAATGTACACCAAAACAAATtggaataattttatcgaAATTTTTCCAATCTAACATTGAAAAACTATTGTTGAATGAActggaatttttaaataaattgattatagAGTCTGGTATGAAATTGAACGATACAATCCTGCATAACTTATGTTTGGGGAATGCTACGACTAGCACTGACAATACATTAACATCTCTAATTGTGAagatttccaaatttatttcatcCAAACATCCTAATATAAcccaattaaatattaatcaaatttattacaattagtTTTGGGTTTAATTGTATCGTAGTAATTAGGAAATAAATCTAGAATCACCAGTGTACTATGTAACGTTATACTAGTGGGTTCTCAATTTAGCATTATTAATGCTAAAATTGCCCCCTCTGTTtctataaataattggttCATTAGTGTCCACTTATAATTCATTAGAATGGTAAACTTTTGGACGAATGTGtgatgtaaaatatttttaattgataacacaatatacatattacaTACTCTTATATTGCAACTAGTCGtttaattaacattataatggcgatttattgattaataaCTGATAGAATAGACAAGATAATCACTAACTGtctattatataatagatCTGCATGTCTCAGATCAAAATCGATAATACATAACCCCGTTGTCCTGTTGAAAGATGTGTAAATATACGATCGTTTAACAGAAGTTATACATTACACATTTGAAGATTCTATGCTgttaaacatttaaaaCAGATTAAACATCACATATTCAAGGTTTAATCTTATTAACATTTAAGATTTAACAACTAACAATTCGTCCAGTGGTGTGTAAAAAAAATACCGTTAAACTGTAGATCAATGAAAGAAAACTCTATTACTAACACATATAACACTAATGCATATCATAGCAATGCAGATTATGCAGTATTCAATGATGAATCAAGTCACATTATCACAGAATCACAACCGATAAATAGCTATATTTCAGATGACGCCGAGTCGCAAATAAATAACGCCTCCAATATGatgtataaaaataatgaattgaGTAgctataacaattatatggAATCAAATATCCCGCGGACTAATTACCAAGACCTATTTCCTTGCTATACAGAAAGTTTAACTACATGTTTCTCAGAGCAGCCATACCATGACCACCAATGCGCTGACAACTGTGACAACCAATCATTCAGTCAGATATACAAAGGATATGATGTATATGGCACTAATTACAATTACAGTTATTTGAATAACGAATACGCCGATCTGCCAATGTACAGTCAGCCTATCGGATATTATGGATACGaaaatcaaattgaaaatgtttacACTCACCAATTGCCATATACAATCACCACTAACACTGAAAACATAGCATCTTCAACAAATAATGGAAATGTTGCAGAATGTAGCACCAGAAGCAACAGCTGCAATTCTTCAGTAGCAGAATTGGCGTGTGATAAATCAGAGTATacaaatgaattgattaatacTAACCCGTTGTTCCAATATAATCAGCATGCAAGCGGAATTTCAGGCGTGAAATTCCAACCCTCTGACAACAGATGGATTGCCAGATGGACAACAAGTGATGGCAAAAGGGCGTGCAAGAGTTTTTCAGTCAATATTTACGGTTTTGAGCAGGCCAAGTCACTGGCAATAAATGCTAGGCATAAAGGAGTTCTTCAAAGTGGTAGATCTTTTTGTAACAGAGAGCGTCAACATGCTATGAGATCTGGAGTAGGAATTATAGGCATTAGATTTGACAAGACCCAGGCCAGATGGGTTTCCTCCTACTATGAAGGAGGGAAGAGGAAATTTAGATACTTCACTGTCAAGGACTTTGGCTATGAACAGGCTAAACAAAGAGCTATATTGTGGAAAACATGCAATGATGAACGTTTGATCCAATCACGAAGGCCAGCATAATCGAAAAATCACCATCAATAACTCATGTCCATTAGTGACACaagataataataaatcaaacaatAATTCATCAAGTAAAACAACTAAGcgataattgtaaaatagaTATGTATTTAAGTAGTGacattattaaaatataacgTAAAGCAGATACGAGAAATAATAGCAGGTGGTGGGGacaatgtatatttgtaatttcgCTCTTGTCACTCTCATTGCATCAATAGttgataattcattaagTGTGCGTAACAATGCTTATTATTCTTTCATAAAACATAACCCCAATGGAATCCACAGGAACTCCATTTTAACAGCAAATAATCATTGTAAACTTTGGCCGTGCATATCTAATGCatgcgataaaattattgaaaataagaaatatagtatatttttatttacaGCAATGATAGCTGGCATATTTGCCCCTAAATCCCTATGGAACTTGCTATCCTTTAAGGCTGAGATTAGCGATAACACTGCAACGGGACAACTAAATACTTATAGGTGCACAAAATGCAACTATACTATATATCCAGCCAAAAACAGGGatagtaaatttgttggaCAGGTAATAAGTGATATAATTAGAAATTTACATGTCCAGGCTGCAATTCGTCATTTAGCACCTTTACAACTATCAGAaagtattaatttgtacCATTATggaaaatatatacatataatcaAGATTTCCCTAACataaaaaacatttttttcataaaattaatacatgATCAATGCCATATGATAAAAAGTTTAGCCTGAACACATTAAACATGAACCATCATCAGCAGAAAGCTGACATCTATTCGCCTCAATTTTAATGGGAGAGTTAAGCGAATCTGACTTAGCACCTACATTTGATTGTGACTTGTTTAGGGTGAAATTCTTTGTCAGCGCTACGATTTGGTTATCTACTGTAAACTTGATGGCATCGGCAGCGGGTTGGGTGCGCAAATAATATACTCCAGTTTTTAGTCCTTTCTTCCAGCCATAAAAGTGCATACTAGACAACTTGGCATATGTAGGCTGTTCCATGTAAATGTTCAGCGATTGAGACTGGTCAATGAAGGCGCCGCGATCGGCTGCCATGTCAATTATCGCCTTCTGTTTGATCTCCCATACGGTTTTGTACAGATTCTTTAGCTCTTGTGGTATTTCATCGATGTTTTGTAAACTTCCATTATatgcaattaatttttgtttcaTTTGGTCATTCCAGAGATCCAATTGAACCAAATCATTCAATAAATGGGGATTTACAACGAAAAATTCGCCAGAAAGGACGCGAcgataataaatattgcaagTGTAAGGTTCAAAAGATTCGCTGTTTCCTATGTAATTAGGGTAATATGTTAATACTAGTGACATATATGTTAGACAATATAATCTGTTGGTTACTAACCTAGTATCTGTGACGTAGAAGCAGTAGGCATAGGAGCAACTAAAAGTGAATTTCTAAGGCCATATTTCATGATATCCTTCTTCATCTCTGTccaattgtaaaaattgtcGTCAACCTTTCTATTCCACAGATCGAATTGGAGTAATCCTTGTGAAGCCGGTGATCCCTCAAATGTTTCATAAGGGCCTAAATAAACTTAGTGCTCACCATATTTCTTAGCAAGTTCCACGGATTCCTCGAGACATCCATGGTAAATTGTTTCAAAAATTCTGACATTCAATTCACGGGCCTCCTGAGATTCAAAAGGATAGCGCATAAGCATGAAAGTATCAGCTAATCCCTGAACTCCTACACCTATTGGCCTATGTCTCTTGTTAGAATATTCAGCCTCAGGAACAGGGTAATAATTCTCGTCTATAATTCTATTCAAATTGAAAGTAAGTATCTTGCAAGCAGAATGTAATAACTTAAAGTCAAATTCGAGAGTTTTAGTGTTTACATACTTTGGCAATGCTAGTGAAGCGAGGTTACACACTGCAACTTCATTAGGAGATGTATATTGCACAATCTCGCAGCATAAGTTGCTAGACTTAATAGTACCTATGTTCTTCTGATTTGACTTGTAATTACAAGCGTCCTTGTATAACATGTAAGGAGTTCCTGTTTCAATTTGCGATTGTAAGATAGCAAACCAAAGGGTTTGCGCGGGAACTGTTTTGCGACCCATGCCTTTCGACTCATAACtagtgtataatttttcaaattcctCTCCCCAAACCTGATCTAGTCCTCTACACTCATCTGGGCACATCAAAGTCCAGTTTTCATTAGCTTCAACCCTTTTCATGAAAAGGTCTGGGATCCACAATGCATAGAACAAGTCCCTAGCCCTTGACTCCTCTGAACCATGGTTTTTTCGTAGATCTAGgaattcaaaaatatcagcATGCCATGGCTCTAGGTAGATGGCAAATGAACCTTTTCTTTTTCCCCCTCCCTGATCAACATAACGAGCAGTATCATTGAATATTCTGAGCATAGGTATAATCCCATTGGAATGCCCATTTGTGCCGCGAATGTATGAACTGGAGGCACGTATTTTGTGTATTGCTAAACCTATCCCTCCTGCTGTCTTACTAATGAGTGCACATTGGGTAAGGGTGTCAAAAATACCAGAAATAGAATCATCCTTAATATCAAGAAGGAAGCAGCTAGACATTTGAGGAAATTTAGTTCCAGAGTTGAAGAGTGTGGGAGTGGCGTggataaataatttcttGGACATGTAATTGTAAGTCTCCATGGCACGATCAATATCATTGGAGTGTATACCGCAAGCAACTCTGACGAGAAGATGCTGAGGCCTTTCAGCAATCTTCCCATTTACACGTAATAGGTAGGATCTGTGTTAGTGTTGTTTTTGAATCAATGAATAAATCTAAAAAGTGccttttttatttatactttaataaataaaaagtTTACGCGGCgaaatatgtaaaaaacGTGTGAATTACCTCTCTAGTGTTTTAAATCCAAAATAATCGTACTGAAAATCCATATCATAATCTATTTCCTTGTTTATCCTATCCTTATGCTGAATGATAAACTTGTACACTTTATCATTCAACAGCGGGGAATGATTGCCATTAGAATCCTTGAAATTGTAAAGTAGATTGGCAACAGACTCAATGTTGTCAAAAGTATTCTTATGAAGATTGTCAATGATGATTCTGGCAGCCAATTTTGAGAAATCCGGATGATTTGCCGCCATGTAAGCACAAGTTTGTGCGGCAAGCTCGTCAAGTTGAGATGTTGGTATACCTGAGTACATCCCATTGATGACATTCTTAGTCACTCTAGGGGGATCAACTATTGGATGAAGGCCATAGCATAGCTTTTGGATACGATGcaaaatttgatcaaaACTAACTGGTTCATCTTCACCCTTCCGGTTTACCACAAACATAGTCTTGGTCGAAGAATTAGTGATTGGTAGATCAACCTCTATGTTAGTGTCAATCCTATGCATATTTATCTAAAGTAACAGTTTTTAGCGTATTTGCATAAATAAAAGTGTGTGTACTATGCCAATTTTGTTGTGTGTACTGGGATGCTATGTATAAATTGAagattattgatatattgtgaGGGAGTGTATACTGCCATGGGGTCTTAGTACATCCGCTAATGTGGGATGgtatatattcaatgtaATGACGATTCGACCAAGAGTTCACTAAAGTTATCATCAATACcacttaatttttttagtaTCTTTTTGAAATTCGTAGACTCAAAATGCACAATACCTGAAAATGACTCTTTTTGGTTTAACATCGCCAACTGTATTTATTTCCACTAATGTAGCCAATATTTCATCGATACCTACGTCTGTACTAGACTTTTTCCTAAAGAAAACGCTTAAATTCTGCCGTAAGACATACTATTTATACAGTTACAAGaaatataacaaacaatAATATTACACAATATTTCATCTTCATTCACAAGCTcataaatcaatttaagGAATCAATCCTCacaaaaaatgaatatattatcacATTAAGTCAATTTCACTCCATATTATTACTAACTAGAACCTTGTTTTACATATTGTCTATGCATATAACGGTCATCGAGCTTATATTTCATTTGGATTATTCAAAATACTATGATGATACTATTTTTTCTGATAATAATGGCGttacaattatatgtataaacGAAAGCATTTGGTTAGATCCCAAagaaataaatttggatacTGATCTATATCActtaattataaatcatCATAAATGGACTAAACAGACTAAGGAACTATTTGTTGATGGTTTCTGTCTGATAGATTCAGAATACTGTATACATTCAATCAAAAATGCACTTAAACAGATAATTTACACAAGAGATTTAACACTAATCATTGTACCCTTCACTCTACATATGTATTCtctaatcaaattattatttgatgatatgATGGCATTTATCATGTTGGAAAGTGAATCATTGAGTGTcattaaatgtaaaaattttatgcttgaaattttaaacattttatCTTCAATAATCCTAAATTCATCCTTCATGGACAAGGAAAGTATGTTATCACTCTCATCCATTGAGATTCCGCCAACAAATCACACATCTTCAGGCACCGGATTACTTTTTTATGattatttgatattgaaatttgaaGAAGCTAAAGTATGCGGTAATAATGGTAGTCAGTTATTGTATAAGTCTGATAATcctaaatttatattccaACATCAGTCtcataatattgaatttctGACTCATTTAAACGGGGAACTCGCCAGATATCATAATCACCCATACAAAATAGATTGTACTAACCCAATTATAAGTgaatattgcaaattattgttatttacaTTGATCAATTACTCACATAAAACTGATGTATCATTCAACTTAAATACCGAttgttttatattaatactaataaaattaattcaaaatgGTTCTATTTGCGTACAAATAGAAACAGTACATTGCATATTTGATTActtgaataaattgttattgaaaTCTCAATGCAGATGTTGGGTGGTTGTGGATGTGGCTATTGCAGCGTTGTTTATTGTTGACAAGATAATTTGTTCTGACCccataattaataataacataaaatACAATCTGGAAATTGTTCTTGATTGGATGATCTCGAATGTTGAGAGTATTTGCAACATAAATCTACAATTATACCTATCGAAAGTTTACTTCAAGTTGGTAAATACTGACATGTGCGAAGATATAAATCAACACATTACCCAATGGATAAAATTGctcaaattatatgataatttaaatatgcgGCTGAGAAAAGCTCCTCCTTGTTCTGATCATGATTTGGTACTTGGATGGATTTGCCTAACATTTTCCATACATAGCATCATGTTCCATTATATGATAACACAATCATACACAAAAGAAACGCGAAAAACtgtgataaaaaatgtagCGAATGttatagataaattggCGTTAGTGCAATATGAAGAGATAGATGTGCCAAAAGAGtataatgtattaattgatttaaaaatgGTTAAAGAGGCGTGCAAACAACTAGATAAAATGCTACAAATAgttaaatcaaattttgaaatgaAATTTAACCCAACGGATTATTGTTTTGATTATTCAATCCTACATTCATGCAATGTCGATGTAAATTACTTTAAACCTTTGCTTTGGTCAGTTTTCACTTCACTGTTGAACTCTAAAGAGGCATGTATAACCATTTGACTGCTATAATTTaagtattaaaattttaattatgtTCTAGCCAATTCTCCttagtaaaattttttgatcaGGGCCAGCTGCTGCCAATTGAGCCTCCTGGAATCGTTTCCCTAGCATGTAGAATAGGTGCTTGTCCGTTAACCGTATTTTGTTAAGAGTCTGCTCAATATATGCAATGCTTTTCGTTGGCAATTTATGTGCATTTTCCTTAAAGTGGTCGAGAAATTGTGCGTAATAACTTTTGTTATTATACCCTAAATAGGCAATACTCCTTAAGCAATGTGTAAGATCTACAATGTCAGTGTCAAGTGTTAGTTGTTTGGAAATCCTTTCCAAAAAAGATTTTTCGTTGTCAGTAGATTGTGTAATCCAAGgtaaatgattaaatttagTAATTCTAATAGTGCGGTTTCGTTCATTCTTCCTTACAAATTTGATGCGGGTGCATCTAACGAGATCCTTTAGGAATATAGCTAAGtcatttatatcaattcTGTTACATTCCAAATGATCTACCATTCTTTTGGTCATATTGCACAGTAATTCTTGATCAggaattatatatttaggCGAATTACCAATGATACTCATTGCACACCTAAGCTCTATTGGATCTAATTTCTCAATTTGCTTTTGGTCCAAACAATTAAAGTAGATAGACTGAACTAACTCTTTGTAGTATCTAGTAAAGTGGTGCCTTCTGGACTAAATGATACTCAAATTACCAGCAGTAATGAATCCGCTATCATAAGCACTTGCCCCTTAGTATAGTCGTCCATATCCATAGTAAATCCAAGCAGATATTCACAACTATGGTGATCAAAATCTTCAAACCCAATTGATTTCTTTAACCTTTCAGTTACTTCACCTagtaaattgttgatgaaGGTAATGTGATCAAAGTCAAATAGTACATAGCATCTGAATAATTTCGCCTTATCAATTGGCCTCAGGTCATGTTTATGTAGGtaactaatttaaattattttatttaccGTGATATTGGTACTAGAAAATGTTGTTTAGGCGTGTTAATGTTGTGTTCATGGTAACATAACAAATCTATCATCTTCTTATTGGTGCTATAGCACGCACTTAGATTATATAGTATGTCAACAAGGGTTGCAGGAGGTACATTACTATATCCATCTAGGATCAgttcaaaaattgaacTAAATAACATACTGTCAATATGGCCTGTTA encodes:
- a CDS encoding conserved Plasmodium protein, unknown function (overlaps_old_locusTagID:BBM_III05835;~overlaps_old_locusTagID:BBM_III05840); the protein is MGIRRVTSENLLDFFKNLSVIPTNFQYISYRLKSFQSSKIDRLTKRALKQHLYWSEKLDYPDSDWHSYANEQILSYRDRTQLPFEKVSSQNDCSGPELLKSSYNNVEMEYNGMMKELIIDGFGKITVSHSNIFDSNVDVMLVPMPKCLLPHTGFGLKVLELGGKELVKAIVKQAKELLKTSSSEHLDYGDVIMTPTYNDKFKCTLIAFVITPYYWQKSRNDAAQRLRYTFKRCLKHLNSLDISTVACPHIGESLLGYLPNFSSSIIIQEAFDAIIQVECKTPKYSLSEVCFTDKNKNTALVLAEALDDVERLRIPSKKVVPAPVYFSRSSARIIDIDPGTLSFLKESRKLTFKQHHALRKSRRKHWLSNLKPYVWRTSRLHEPPPFMVNCETGEPAESQLEPRTFYYKGLSHSLFPINRAKIKALKMGVTGRWVGNTKLNNIKFDRMAQEK
- a CDS encoding conserved Plasmodium protein, unknown function (overlaps_old_locusTagID:BBM_III05840;~overlaps_old_locusTagID:BBM_III05845); its protein translation is MYNKTLLNSFKRQFSSIKFFETKKVADEAKYFKKEEEELLRKLLDKNPEIKLKHKSDLDNETGSLAQDISLVLSKYNFNNVNGQLINDLISVFTCNGYKKSN
- a CDS encoding hypothetical protein (overlaps_old_locusTagID:BBM_III05850), translating into MHDKKIPLNSVEPISFLGFIDPFHNYLEGIFLHNGSNHKNGVLYQYGDINYESNSNEGDIYTLLIIIIVICIVTIIIALATRYIKRIRQEEDYIKDQINFISEQNTALLGNNYDRDPITMV
- a CDS encoding zinc finger protein, putative (overlaps_old_locusTagID:BBM_III05855;~overlaps_old_locusTagID:BBM_III05860) → MSHNENVVSFDNFTPEPVNTDWTYAFSRYRSNYLNLIPLHLQRVRDDIYDNNYEDLSLFLNIGDLYDDSENCNNCRVRASCFLKCINYFKKTSFCFLCNICHKSFCQYCILDIEFYNDVNPGFKSKACSNCYIFVKEILENKYPSTMVDSASMNLVDLQKRTSKTIATLDTNTNNLTKMYKIYNKTKDSELAKQISSLRDAVLSDIKELNRHRLYAMSMVSIDNASFFNNMKKSYLNYIKLVTQKYVKNAHGILVGLRALEV
- a CDS encoding hypothetical protein (overlaps_old_locusTagID:BBM_III05860;~overlaps_old_locusTagID:BBM_III05865), with product MTVISCTISSIAEIIFNLFELIVSNSVSTTNGFDESSIKEYHQNNIRLLEILTKNDVNVVRSYGYFKYNAELIKSFNFIIKPFIIEGQINNVPILTDFEVCINHSLILLEILSPKSIKWHTHKYDKLHFCWVFEPQYVTNQILFNEEDAIKSDINFIKTLYYCITCTKISDINDRDAVKQMLNVTSGLLTWSLISLYEKYSSEDVKLFQPNNYCFKVDIYGNIVNIAKESCMIYPICSTYPKCKNVNSDWQYLRYIFYNIYNNKIFSNQISKNIEPFAIKILYNLLEDIQATDTNNIPIVLRLIYSGGKNVKLSCYQYLIKYLSIYKIPNDKYIKIILENMNYNFPTSESQLSLLYPFMDCYITLLTYATHEKTIYDGISTIIDNLWDIRNINNMPIKVLKIYIKLVEYWETASFLHLEKIKTLTFNILEPENTNSIIYDDISYGLETIVKLLNIYKGDIKHYCYDIYYRLWNIYVTIKFEYVDVKVKSDSVKINVIPLIDLLDKIRQITRLCNTYFTGDYCKKCIDQLKLQVQNTNQLSMVIEDVLSITTEPY